The Myxosarcina sp. GI1 genome has a segment encoding these proteins:
- a CDS encoding DegT/DnrJ/EryC1/StrS aminotransferase family protein, producing MNKIPPVDLTRQHQLISEEATEAVLKILSSGRYIGGEAITTFESQFAQYLGVNECVGCNSGTDALYMALRALNIGAGDEVITTSFTFIATSEVIVRVGAKPVFVDIDNTFNFNLNLVRQAITKKTKAIIAVHLFGQPVDMTGLMKIAREYNLKVIEDCAQATGAEWQQQKVGSIGDVGCFSFFPTKNLGACGDAGALTTNDGAISRQVKVLREHGCHTRYLHEVTGINSRLDALQAAILSIKLRYLDNWNQQRITAAAYYQKLLQPVTEIKLPSALPEGKNVWNQYTICVAVRGEDSRRDRLRELLQNKGVTAMVYYPLPLHLQPVYQNLGYKEGQLSVSERAAREVLSLPLFPGITPEEQQQVAYSLKDCLLEIGSRL from the coding sequence GTGAATAAAATTCCACCTGTCGATTTAACCAGACAACATCAGTTAATTAGTGAAGAAGCTACGGAAGCTGTATTAAAAATTCTTAGTTCGGGGCGTTATATTGGCGGAGAGGCGATAACTACTTTTGAATCACAATTTGCCCAATATTTGGGCGTAAACGAATGTGTGGGCTGTAATTCTGGTACCGACGCACTTTATATGGCATTGAGAGCCTTAAATATAGGTGCGGGAGATGAAGTAATAACTACATCTTTTACTTTTATCGCCACCTCAGAAGTAATTGTTCGAGTTGGTGCCAAACCCGTATTTGTCGATATCGACAATACGTTTAACTTTAATTTAAATTTGGTGCGACAGGCAATTACCAAAAAGACTAAAGCTATTATTGCCGTTCATTTATTCGGACAGCCAGTCGATATGACTGGTTTAATGAAGATTGCCAGAGAATACAATCTTAAAGTTATTGAAGACTGCGCTCAGGCGACAGGAGCAGAATGGCAGCAGCAAAAAGTAGGTAGTATTGGCGATGTGGGCTGCTTTAGCTTTTTCCCTACTAAAAATTTGGGTGCTTGTGGTGACGCTGGGGCATTGACTACTAACGATGGTGCGATCTCCCGACAGGTAAAAGTTCTTAGAGAACATGGCTGTCATACACGCTATCTTCACGAAGTTACGGGAATCAATAGCCGCCTCGATGCCCTACAGGCTGCGATTCTAAGTATTAAATTACGCTATTTAGATAATTGGAACCAACAGCGTATTACCGCCGCTGCTTACTATCAGAAGTTGTTACAGCCTGTTACTGAAATCAAACTACCCTCTGCCCTGCCAGAAGGTAAAAACGTCTGGAATCAATATACAATTTGTGTCGCAGTTAGAGGAGAAGACAGCAGACGCGATCGCCTGCGAGAACTGCTACAAAATAAGGGCGTAACTGCAATGGTTTATTATCCCCTACCCCTACATTTACAGCCCGTCTATCAAAATTTGGGCTACAAAGAAGGGCAACTGTCCGTTAGCGAACGAGCTGCCCGTGAAGTATTATCTTTACCGCTGTTCCCTGGTATTACCCCCGAAGAACAACAGCAGGTTGCTTATAGTTTGAAAGATTGTTTGTTAGAAATAGGCTCTAGGCTCTAA